In the Lepidochelys kempii isolate rLepKem1 chromosome 3, rLepKem1.hap2, whole genome shotgun sequence genome, one interval contains:
- the LOC140908172 gene encoding uncharacterized protein, with translation MQSSSAQVTMMESQNHKRAPAWTEREVRDLIAVWGEESVLSELRSSFRNAKTFVKISQGMKDRGHNRDPKQCRVKLKELRQAYQKTREANSRSGSEPQTCRFYDELHAILGGSATTTPAVLFDSFNGDGGNTEAGFGDKEDEEEEEVVDSSQQASGETGFPDSQELFLTLDLEPVPPEPTQGCLLDPAGGEGTSAACVSMITGSSPSQRLVKLRKKKKRTRDEMFSELMLSSHTDRAQTNAWRQIMSECRKAQNDREERWRAEESKWRAEESKWRAEDRAEAQMWRQRDERRQDSMLRLLQDQTRMLQCMVELQQRQLEHRLPLLPLCNQPPSSPSSIASTPRCPRTRWGGLRPTSHSTTEDCPKKKKAVIQ, from the exons atgcagagctcatcagcacaggtgaccatgatggagtcccagaatcacaaaagagctccagcatggaccgaacgggaggtacgggatctgatcgctgtttggggagaggaatccgtgctatcagaactccgttccagttttcgaaatgccaaaacctttgtgaaaatctcccagggcatgaaggacagaggccataacagggacccgaagcagtgccgcgtgaaactgaaggagctgaggcaagcctaccagaaaaccagagaggcgaacagccgctctgggtcagagccccagacatgccgcttctatgatgagctgcatgccattttagggggttcagccaccactaccccagccgtgttgtttgactccttcaatggagatggaggcaatacggaagcaggttttggggacaaagaagatgaggaggaggaggaggttgtagatagctcacagcaagcaagcggagaaaccggttttcccgacagccaggaactgtttctcaccctagacctggagccagtaccccccgaacccacccaaggctgcctcctggacccagcaggcggagaagggacctctg ctgcatgtgtttcaatgatcacaggatcttctccttcccagaggctagtgaagcttagaaagaagaaaaaacgcactcgcgatgaaatgttctccgagctcatgctgtcctcccacactgacagagcacagacgaatgcgtggaggcaaataatgtcagagtgcaggaaagcacaaaatgaccgggaggagaggtggagggctgaagagagtaagtggcgggctgaagagagtaagtggcgggctgaagacagggctgaagctcaaatgtggcggcagcgtgatgagaggaggcaggattcaatgctgaggctgctgcaggaccaaaccagaatgctccagtgtatggttgagctgcagcaaaggcagctggagcacagactgccactgctgcccctctgtaaccaaccgccctcctccccaagttccatagcctccacacccagatgcccaagaacgcggtgggggggcctccggccaaccagccactccacaacagaggattgcccaaaaaaaaagaaggctgtcattcaataa